GCTTTCCGGAGGACAGCAGCAGAGAGTAGCTATCGCAAGAGCGTTAATGTTACAGCCGGATATCCTGTGTTTTGACGAGCCGACATCAGCGCTTGACCCGGAACTTACCGGGGAAGTATTAAAGGTTATCCGTGGTTTGGCAGACAGACATACAACAATGGTTATCGTTACACATGAGATGAAGTTTGCTCGAGATGTATCTGATAAAGTTCTTTTCTTAGATCAAGGTACTATTGCAGAATACGGAACACCGGAGCAGGTATTTGAACATCCGAAGGAAGAAAGAACGAGACAGTTCCTCGAGAGATATTTTGAGGATTAATTATATCAGATATGCAGTAGAAGTATGTCATGCGTTGCATGACACATATTTCGCAGCAAGAATGCTGAGATATTCTTGAATGACTGAATATAGAAAAGTACTGTAAAACATAAAAATAGGAGAGAGGATTAAAAGTAAAAATCCTCTCTTTTTTATAAATATCTTTAATTTTTGTTATATAGATGATATACTTATTCTAGATTACTATATCTAAAATCAGCATAACATGAGAAGTGAGGGAAATGAAGATGCTAGATGCCGGACAGAGTGTAAACAAATTAAAAATACTAATTGTAGATGATTCTGAACTGAATAGGGAACTTCTCGCAAGCATGCTGGAGGATGAGTATGAGATTTATCAGGTTGAGAATGGGAAAAAAGCAATCGGTATATTAGAGAAAAGCAGGGAAGAGTTTAAGCTAGTATTACTTGATATGAATATGCCGGTAATGGATGGATATGAAGCCCTTTCCATTATGAAAAGGAGAAAGTGGTTAGACAGGCTTCCTGTAATTGTTATTTCTGCTGAGATTGGTGGAGAGAGCGTGAGAAAGGCTTACGAATTGGGAGCTAGCGATTATTTTGTACGTCCATTTAATGAATCTATTGTATCTAGAAGAGTTCGGAATACTATTACTCTCTATGATAACATTTCAAGCAATTTTAATGATGCGGTAATGATGTTGTCTACAATATTTTTCCGGATTTTAAAAATAGATTTAAAGGCAGATACTTATGAGATTATAGAGCATGGAGACAATGATCCGCTAAGGGAGTGTTTTCAAAAAGAAAGTATATCCGAATGTCTTATGGGGCTTGCTGAAGAAGGGCATATTCATGAGGAGGATTATAAAGAATATGTAGAATTTTGTTCTATAGAACATTTGAAGAGAATTTTTTCAGATGGCAGCCAATATGCAAGTTTACAGTATCGTAGAGTTATTGATGGAGAATATCGCTGGATTTCCATGGAGATTGTACGAAGCACAGAGTACAGAGAGGATAATCAGCAGGTTGTCATGTATGTGCGGGATATTAATGATGATTATATAAAGCTTTTGCAGATGGCAATGAGTCATACATTAGACTCTGTAGGCATTGTATCAGCGAATGTTTCCCAGGGAATCTGTCTTTCTTTTGCCGGAAAGAAGGAGGAATTAGAAGGTCGGGAAGGTCAGAGTATTGACTCTTATATAGAGATGATCAGTAAAATGATTCCGGTAGATGAATTAAGAAAGAATTTTTGTCAGAAGTTTTCACAAAAAAATATGTTAAAGACATTTCATGAAGGAAAAACAGACATTTCCATGGATACGGCATTTGCCTGTTCAAAAGAAGCACAGGTATCTGTACTGCGGGTGAATGTAGATATGGCAAGGAATTCTTTTTCAAAGGAAATTGGAGCAGTGTTACATTTTACAGATATTACTGCAGGGTATCTTGTAGAGAATGTACCGCAAAAGATTTATCAGAAGAATTATGAGAATATTATCATTATTGATGCAAATAGAAAAAAGATGATAAAGACAGACATTTTATCTTCTGTTTTATCAGAGTACCTGAAAAGAGAAGAATTATATGAAGGCTGGACTTCTTATGATTCGCAGAAAGACGTTGTGGACAGTGAGTGTGAAAAGTTTAAAAAATGTGTGGAACTTTCTGCAATAGAAGAAGGTCTTTGCAAAGATAAACAGTTTTCTTTTACTGTTCATGAGATAGATGAAACAGGTGAAGTGAGGTTAAAAAGATATTCTTATATTTATGTAGATAAACGATTAAATATTATTGTCGGGGCGAGAGAGGATATTACTGAATTTTCAGAAAAAGATGTTTTGGTAGGAGGATATAATCGTCGGGGATTTATTCGCAATACAGAACGTTTTTTAAATGCAGCATCTGATAGAACACAGTATGCAGTATTGTTTTTTAATATAAAGAATTTTAAAGCAGTGAATGAATTGTTTGGAGTGGAGAATGGAGATGTAGTTCTTCGGAATATATATAAAACGCTGAAATATTCAAGACTTGCTCCGGTGATCGTTGCAAGAGTAGAGTCTGATCATTTTGTCTGCCTGATCGATAAGAAGAATTTAGACTTTGCAGAACTGACAAAAGTATGTGAGAATAAGTTTTGCAAAGACGGTAAGCGGATGAATTTGATTATCCGATGTGGTATTTTTTATGTAGAAGATGAACCGATGAAGATTTCCGGTATGATCGACAGGGCAAAGCTTGCGAAGAAGTATATTACGGATGAATATGTTCAACCGTACATGATTTATGATGATTCTATGCAGGCTGCTTATGTAGACAAAGCAAAGCTTACCGGGGAATTGCAGGAGGGAATCGCACAGGAACAGTTTAAGGTTTATTATCAGCCAGTTATTGATGCGAAAACTGGAAAGATTGCTTCAGCAGAAGCATTGATTCGCTGGATCCATCCAGAAAAGGGATTCATTTCTCCGGGATTATTTATCCCGGCAATAGAAGAGGATGGTCATATTTCCGAGCTTGATTTTTATGTACTTAAGAAAGTATGGCAGTTCATTAATGAAAGATACGAAAAGAATAAGTTTGTTGTTCCGGTATCTGTAAATTTATCCTGGATGGATTTCTATGATGAAGTAATGATGGAAACAATCATAAAAGAAATAGATCAATTTAAAGAAGTGGGTAGAGAGTATATGACTCGTTTTGAAATTACAGAAACTTCATACGCTGCCATCAGGGAAAATCGAAGTGATATTCTTGAGAGTTTTCGGATTAGAAATACCAAGATTCTCTTAGATGATTTTGGAAGTGGCTTTTCTTCCTTTGGCATGCTCCAGGATTACGATTTTGATATATTAAAAATTGATATGAGCTTTATCCGTAAGATGGAAGAGAATCCAAAAACGAAAAGTATCGTGCGTAATATTATAGGAATGGCGCATGAGATGGATATAGAGACAGTTGCAGAAGGAGTAGAAACAGAAGAACAGGTAAGATTCTTAAAACAGAGCGGTTGTGACTATATTCAGGGATATTATTATTCCAGACCATTGCCGGAAGATGAATTTATAGAATTTCTGGAAAAAGAATCTTTAAAGAATTAAATTGTTATAAAATAGAAAAGAAATATCCCGCACTGTGATTTGCTACATAACAGTACGGGATATTCTTAATTTTTTGTGAGTTATCTATAGCTGTTATCTGTATTCTTCGGCGAGTTCCTTAAATACGGGAAGTGCCTGTTCCACTCTTTGCGTAGGGACACAGTAGGCGATACGGAAGTGCCCCGGACATCCAAAGATATCTCCAGGAACGAGCATCAGATCTTTTTCCATTGCTTTTTTGCAAAATGCCTGGGAATCCGGTTCTAAAGAACGTGGGAACATATAGAACGTTCCGCCGGGTTCTACACAATGGTAGCCGTATTCTCTAAGCGCTTCAAAAAGTATTTTTTTATTTGTTTCATACACGCTTAAATCGGAGGTACAGCCGCAGACATCCGCTACGGTTCTCTGCATCAGGGAAGCGGCACCATTTTGCCCGATTGTTCGGGAAATCTGCGGACAGATTTCAATAATCTTATCGGCATCAGAACAATCCGGATGTACGGCAAGATAGCCGATACGTTCTCCCGGAAGAGAGATCGATTTACTAAAAGAATAGCAGGTTAGCGTGTTCTTATAATAATTTGCAATGTAAGGAGCATCTACTCCTTCAAAAATAATATCACGATAAGGCTCATCTGAAATAAGATAGATTGGATGATGGAATTCTTTTGATTTTGCTGTTAAGATTGATGACAGTTTTTCAATGGTTTCTGTAGAGTAGACAATTCCGGAAGGGTTATTTGGAGAGTTGATCAGGACAGCAGAAACATTTTCATTTAATTGGGCTTCAAATGCTGCAAAATTAATCTGGAAAGTGTCGATATCTGCAGGGATAATTGTAAGCTTTAATCCAGCGCCGGCGGTATATGGTTTATATTCAGAGAAACAAGGTGCAAAAGTAATAATTTCATCGCCGGGATTTGTTACCGCACGAAGAGCGTGAGCTAAAGCTCCAGCAGCACCAATTGCCATAAAAATATTGGCAGCTTTGTAGGCTGAACCATATTTTTTATTTAAAGAGGCAGCAATTTTTTCGCGGGTTTCCATGATTCCAAAGCTTGGACTATATCCATGCAGGGCAAGAGGGTCTAAAGTTTTCACTTTTTGGACAATTGTTTCGTTTACAATAGAAGGTGCAGGTACAGAAGGGTTACCAAGGCTAAAATCATAAATATTTTCTGCTCCAACGACTTTGGCACGTTCTGCAGCATACTGGAATATTTCAAAGATAACGTC
This Anaerobutyricum hallii DNA region includes the following protein-coding sequences:
- a CDS encoding pyridoxal phosphate-dependent aminotransferase, which codes for MLNKQYTNMLQEKDVIFEIFQYAAERAKVVGAENIYDFSLGNPSVPAPSIVNETIVQKVKTLDPLALHGYSPSFGIMETREKIAASLNKKYGSAYKAANIFMAIGAAGALAHALRAVTNPGDEIITFAPCFSEYKPYTAGAGLKLTIIPADIDTFQINFAAFEAQLNENVSAVLINSPNNPSGIVYSTETIEKLSSILTAKSKEFHHPIYLISDEPYRDIIFEGVDAPYIANYYKNTLTCYSFSKSISLPGERIGYLAVHPDCSDADKIIEICPQISRTIGQNGAASLMQRTVADVCGCTSDLSVYETNKKILFEALREYGYHCVEPGGTFYMFPRSLEPDSQAFCKKAMEKDLMLVPGDIFGCPGHFRIAYCVPTQRVEQALPVFKELAEEYR
- a CDS encoding REC domain-containing phosphodiesterase translates to MKMLDAGQSVNKLKILIVDDSELNRELLASMLEDEYEIYQVENGKKAIGILEKSREEFKLVLLDMNMPVMDGYEALSIMKRRKWLDRLPVIVISAEIGGESVRKAYELGASDYFVRPFNESIVSRRVRNTITLYDNISSNFNDAVMMLSTIFFRILKIDLKADTYEIIEHGDNDPLRECFQKESISECLMGLAEEGHIHEEDYKEYVEFCSIEHLKRIFSDGSQYASLQYRRVIDGEYRWISMEIVRSTEYREDNQQVVMYVRDINDDYIKLLQMAMSHTLDSVGIVSANVSQGICLSFAGKKEELEGREGQSIDSYIEMISKMIPVDELRKNFCQKFSQKNMLKTFHEGKTDISMDTAFACSKEAQVSVLRVNVDMARNSFSKEIGAVLHFTDITAGYLVENVPQKIYQKNYENIIIIDANRKKMIKTDILSSVLSEYLKREELYEGWTSYDSQKDVVDSECEKFKKCVELSAIEEGLCKDKQFSFTVHEIDETGEVRLKRYSYIYVDKRLNIIVGAREDITEFSEKDVLVGGYNRRGFIRNTERFLNAASDRTQYAVLFFNIKNFKAVNELFGVENGDVVLRNIYKTLKYSRLAPVIVARVESDHFVCLIDKKNLDFAELTKVCENKFCKDGKRMNLIIRCGIFYVEDEPMKISGMIDRAKLAKKYITDEYVQPYMIYDDSMQAAYVDKAKLTGELQEGIAQEQFKVYYQPVIDAKTGKIASAEALIRWIHPEKGFISPGLFIPAIEEDGHISELDFYVLKKVWQFINERYEKNKFVVPVSVNLSWMDFYDEVMMETIIKEIDQFKEVGREYMTRFEITETSYAAIRENRSDILESFRIRNTKILLDDFGSGFSSFGMLQDYDFDILKIDMSFIRKMEENPKTKSIVRNIIGMAHEMDIETVAEGVETEEQVRFLKQSGCDYIQGYYYSRPLPEDEFIEFLEKESLKN